Part of the Aquabacterium sp. NJ1 genome, CGCCATAGAAGCGGTCTTCGGCCCAGGTGGTCAGGGGCGGCGCACCCACCATGGCCGCGGCCAGGATGACGATGACAGCGGCGCAAGCCCAGGCATGGCGGTGCCAGGCGCGCAACTCGCTGCGAAACAGGTGCAGCGCCCACACTGCCACCAGCACATTGAGCAGGCCAAAGAACACACCCGTGCGCACGATGCCCAGGTGCGGCACGAGCAGCAGCGGGAAGGCCAGCGACACCACCAGCGCACCCAGGTAGTCAAAGGTGAGCACCTCGGAGACCAGGTCCTTGAGCGCATATCGGTGGGCAAAGTGGCGCTTGAGGATGCGCATCACCAGCGGGATCTCCAGGCCCACCAGCACGCCGATCAGCATCACCAGGCCATAGAGCAAGGTGCGAAACGGCGCCGAGGCCCAGGCCGGCAAGAGGCTGTTGGCCACGAAGAGCAAGGCCGGCATCAGGCCGCCGAACAAGCCCACCATCAGCTCGATGCGCAGGAAGTGCGCCACCAGTTGCCGCTCCAGGTAACGCGACAACCACGAGCCCACGCCCATGGCAAACAGGTAGGTGCCGATGACGGTCGAGAACTGAAGGATGGAGTCCCCCAGCAGGTAGCTGGCCAGGGCCCCGGCCGCCAGCTCATACACCAGCCCGCAGGCGGCGACCACGAAGACGGAGGCCAGCAGCGCCAGTTCAGCCGGCGACACGCGGCCACGCTCTGGCTGGCTGTCGTGCGCAGCTGTCGGGCTGTCGTGTGGCGAGCCAAGCCCGCCTTGTGATTCAGCCATGCACCGCCGCAGCCACGATCTGCCCGATGGCCAGGCACATGGCGGCCACCACGATGGCCAGGGCCATGTTCTTCTTCTCGACGATCTCGCCCCACAGGTCATACGGGGTGAGCTTGTCGACGATGACGAAACACACCCAGAACACGACCACACCCATCAGGGCAAAAATCATGGAGCCGAGCAGGACGCCGGGCTTGAGCCATTCAATATCGAACATGGTGATCTCCTGATCGCTACTTGTGAAAGCCGCCACTGTTGTAGCCGCCGTATGAACCGCCGTGGCTGCTGCTGCCGCTGCCCTGGCTGGCCCGGCATTGCCGGTACTCGGTGCTGTACTCGCCGTAGTTGTCACGCACATCGCTGCAATCGTCACTGCACTTTTGCAGCAGGAAGACGATGAACAAAAAGAGCAGGATCCACATCAGCTGCGTCACCCACTTCCTGGTCTCGGGCGACATGGGTGTGGCGTCACGCTTGAAGGCGCCCACGGCCTGCTTCGAGATCTGGAAGGCGCTCATCACGGCTTGCGCTTCGATGGTCTCGCCGGCCGACCAGGTGATCTCGTTGCCCGTCTGCTCGCGGTTGAGCCGCAAGGCGCTGTTGTTGCCCTGGCCGGCAAAGTCCGTGTTCAGTGTGCGCTGTTCCTTGCGCACGGGCCAGTAGAACTCGCCCAGCACATAGGTGGTCTTGGCCGGGTAGGTGTAGCGCTTGCGGTAGGTCTTGCCCTGGTAGACCAGGGTGTCGCCCTTCACGGCCGGCACGCCGGTAACGGGGCGCACGATGCTCCAGCCGTCTTCCGCATCCACCAGGAAGGCAAAGCCCTGCATGCGGTTGTACAGCAGGTACTCGCGCCAGAAGGTCTGCTCTTCGTGCTGGTCTTCAGGGATGTCGCAGCGCTCCTGGTAGCCCACCACCTGCCAGTTGTCGGCCTTGCCACCGACCTTGAGCGTGCCCACCTTGCCCAGCGGGATCAAGGGCTCCAGCGTGTTGTCCTGGCGGTAGAAAGCGAGGTCGCCGCCCAGGCCCTTGCTGATGTCGATGACGGACTTGCAGCTGGTGCAGACGATGGATTGCGCGCTGTCCAGCGTCGGCGTGAGCGAGGTGCCGCAGTTGGGGCACTCGATGCCCTTGGCCTGCAGCTTGCCTTCAGCGGCTTGTTTGGCGTCAGGGATGCCGGAGAGACGCAAGTCGGCCAGTTGCACCGAGCGGCCGACGTCCAGCCGTGCCTGGGTGCCCTCGGCCGCGGGGTCAAGCTCGATGGACAGCACCTCGCCGGCCGTGTTGCGCAACTCGAGCACGGTGAATGCACGCGTGAAATCCGGCTTGATGGCCAGCTCACCCTCGGCCGCATGGGTGTGCGCCTGCACGCGTGAGGACAGCACCCAGGGCCGGCTGTCGATGATCACGCCCTGGCCGATGGGGGCTTGTGTCAGCTCGCGCAGCGGCAAGGCCTGCGAAGGCTGCAGCGCAAAAGCCATGACGTAGGCGCCGTTGTCCTCGCTGAGCGCACCGCTGCGCCCGTTGTCGAACAGGGCATGCCACTCGGTCCAGCGGCCTTCTTCGCCAGCATCGTCCTTGTAGGCCAGCTGCAGGCGCCCGATCAGCGTGAAGGCTTCGCCCTGATGCTGGCCGCGCGCACCCAGCGCCAAAGGGCTGTGGTCATCGAACAAGGCGGCGCTCTGGCCGATGCGGCGCAACGATTCACCATCGCGCACCAGCGTGCTCTTGCAAAAGCTGCAGACGGCCATGGGCGAAGCCGCCGATCGGAACTCGACCGGCGCACCGCAGAACGTGCACGCGGCACGCCAGGCGCGCTGCACCCCACCAGCGCCGCCCCCGGCGCCTTGATCACTCATGACAACGCCACCCGCCGATCAGACAAGCTTCTTGAGCAGCTCGGCCTTCTTGGCGCTGAACTCGTCGTCGGTGAGGATGCCCTTGGCCTTCAGGTCCGCCAGCTTTTCGATGGTGGCCATGATGTCGTCGGGCTGGATGCCAACGGCGGCGGCAGGTGCAGCACCCGTGGCCGCCTGCGCACCTTGCAAGCCCTGCTGGATGGACTGCGCCATGACCTGGCCCAAGGCCAGGCCGGCGCCCAGCCCGGCCGCGTCACCGGCCACGCCACTGCCCTGCCCCGATGCCGCGGCGATCGTGGGCAAGGCCTGTGCGGCCTGGTACTGCATGAACTGGCCCATGTTCTGGCCGACCATGCCCATGCCGATCTTCTGGTCAAGGATCTTTTGCAGCTCTTCGGGCAGCGACACGTTCTGCACGGTCAGGCCTTCGATCTTCAGGCCCAGCGCCTCGAAGGCGGGTGCGACGGCCTCGGACAAGGCCTTGGCGAACGCGATCTGGTTGGCCGCCAGGTCCAGGAAGGGGATGCCGCTTTGCGCCACGGCGTCGCTCAGGTGCTGCAGCAAGAGGCCGCGCAGTTGCCCGTCCAGATCGGCCACGGTGTAGGCCTCGCGCGTGCCCGACACCTCGGTGTGGAACTTGCGCGGATCGGCCATGCGCACGGCGTAGTTGCCGAAAGCGCGCAGGCGCACGGCACCAAAGTCCTTGTCACGCAGGGTGATGGGCTGGCTGGTGCCCCAGCGCAGGTCCAGCTGCTGGCGCGTGCTGAAGAAATACACATCGCTCTTGAAGGGCGAGGCAAACAGCTTGTCCCAGTTCTTGAGGTTGGTCAGCAGCGGCAGGGTTTGCGTCGTCAGCTTGTGCGTGCCGGGCCCGAACAGATCGGCGATCTTGCCCTCGTTGACGAACAGGGCCATCTGCGATTCACGCACCACCAGGGTCGCGCCGTTCTGGATTTCGCGGTCCTCGAAGGGGTAACGCCAGGCCAGCACGCCGTCGGTGGACTCTGTCCACTCGATGACGTCGATGAACTGTTTCTTGATGAAATCGACCAAACCCATGTGTTTCTCCCGGATCGCGGCACCTCCTTCGGGCACCGGTCAGGCCAGCATATTACCCACATCCCCGGACACCCTTGCCGTAGAATCGCCACTCCGATCAACAGCCCCTGGATCTACACCATGCCCCGCTGTCTCAAGTCGGTCACGGCCGCTCTGGCCCTGGCTGTGCCTTCGCTGGTTTTTGCTCAAAGCGCCGCCATTGCAGGCGCCGTCGTCGGCACGGTTCTGGGCGCTGCGGCCAGTGCCTCCCAAAGTACATCCGGCACCACCTCGGCCACATCGGGCATCCCGCTGTCCAACCCGGACACGCCCATTGGTCGCGCCACCCCCATCCTCAAGCAATCGCTGCGTGGCGAGATCCTGTTCGGCCAGCCGCCCGAGGTCTTGCTCAATGGCCAAGCCGCCCGCCTGGCGCCTGGGGCCCGCATCCGCGATCTGGACAACCGCCTGGTGCTGTCGGGCAACCTGATCGGGCAGAAGTACAAGGTCAACTACACGGTGGACACCCTCGGCCTGTTGATGAACGTGTGGATCCTCAAGGCCGATGAAGCAGCCAAGCTGTGGCCCACCACGCCAACCGAAGCCGCCACCTGGATCTGGGACCCCGTCAGCCAGACCTGGTCCAAGCCCTGACCCAAGCCCCGATCCAAGCCCCCGATCCCGAGAAGTTCCCGCCATGAGCACCGCGCCGCAATCCCCCGCCACCGACACCCCGTCTGCCGCCCCCGCCACCAAGAAGGTCTACATCAAGACCTACGGCTGCCAGATGAACGAGTACGACTCGGACAAGATGTCCGACGTGATGAACGCCGCCAAGGGCTACACGCCCACGGACAACCCTGAAGAAGCCGACCTGATCCTGTTCAACACCTGCTCCATCCGCGAGAAGGCGCAAGAGAAGGTGTTCAGCGATCTGGGCCGCGTCAAGCACCTCAAGGAAAAGGGCGTGATGATCGGCGTGGGCGGCTGCGTGGCCAGCCAGGAAGGCGCATCCATCATCGAGCGCGCGCCTTATGTGGACGTGGTCTTCGGCCCGCAGACCCTGCACCGCCTGCCGGCCATGCTGGAAAAGCGCCAGAGTTCCAAGCGCCCCCAGGTGGACATCAGCTTCCCCGAGATCGAGAAGTTCGACCACCTGCCGCCACCGCGCAAGGAAGGCGCTTCGGCCTTCGTGTCCATCATGGAAGGCTGCTCCAAGTACTGCAGCTACTGCGTGGTGCCTTACACCCGCGGCGAAGAGGTCTCGCGCCCGTTTGACGACGTGCTGACCGAAGTGGCCGACCTGGTCGACCAGGGCGTGAAGGAAATCACGCTGCTGGGCCAGAACGTGAATGGCTACCGCGGCAAGATGGGTGACACGACCGAGATCGCCGACTTCGCCACGCTGGTGGAGTACATCGCCGAGATGCCTGGCCTGGAGCGCATCCGCTTCACGACCAGCCACCCCAACGAGTTCGGCCAGCGCCTGATCGATGTCTACGGCAAGACCGACAAGCTCGTGAACCACGTGCACTTGCCCGTGCAGCACGGCTCGGACCGCATCCTCATGGCCATGAAGCGTGGCTACACGGTGCTCGAATACAAGAGCACCATCCGCAAGCTGCGCGCCGTGCGGCCTGACATCCGCCTGTCCACCGACTTCATCGTCGGCTTCCCCGGCGAGACGGATGAAGACTTCGACAAGCTCATGAAGCTGGCCACCGACATCGAGTTCGACGCCTCCTTCAGCTTCATCTTCAGTGCACGCCCGGGCACGCCTGCTGCTGCGCTGGCAGACACCACGCCGCACGAGGTCAAGCTCAAGCGCCTGCAGACGCTGCAGGCCTACCTGGAATCCAACGTGCTGCGCTACAGCGAAGCGCTGGTGGGCAAGACGCAGAAGATCCTGGTCGAAGGCCCCAGCCGCAAGGACCCATCCGAGCTGATGGGCCGCACCGAGTGCAACCGCATCGTGAACTTTGCCGCCGGCCCCACACAAGCCCAGCGTGACCGCCTGCTCGGCCAGCTGATCGACGTCAACATCACCAAGGCCTTTGCCCACTCCCTGCGAGCTGAAGTGATCCTGAAAGACCAAATCTGAAGGGACACTTCAAGACAAAGCGTGACGGGTTTGGCGCAGGCACCTGAAATCTGCGCTTCAGGTTCTTTCACTTTTTGACTTTGTGGCCGAAATGACGGGCATGTAGTCAGAAGTCATCGGACCACCATGAAGCTCTTGCGTCTGTGTGTCAACCAGATCAGGCTCAATGAGCCCTTGCCTTGGAACGTCCGCAATGAACCTGGTCACTTGCTGTTGGGCAAAGGCTTTTTGCTGACCGAGCAAGCCCAGATCGACACGCTGATCGAACGCGGCGTGTATGTGGACCAGGAAGAATACGAACGGCACCAGCACGAGGTGCAATCCACCCGCACGCGCCGGGACCCGTTCGCCATGTGGTCCGTCATCCTCAAGCGCACGGGCCATTTGCTGCGCACGCACAAAGAGAACCCGCAGTTCGCGCAAGAGGTGGGCACGCTGTCCGGCCATATCCAGGTGGCCATGAAGGAAGACGTCGAAGCCGGCACCTTCGAGATGGTGCATGGCGACCCCACCGGCTATGCCGTGTCGCATTCGCTGCAGACCGCGTTCGTGGCCTGCCTGGCCGCCGATCGCTTCGGCTGGACCGACAATGACCGCACCACGCTGATCCGCGCCGCGTTGACCATGAACATCGGCATGCTGGATCTGCAGAACACCCTGTCACACCAGTCCACCCCGCCCACGCCCCAGCAAAAGGCCGACATCGCGGCGCACCCCGCCAGGAGCCGTGCCATCCTGGAAGCAGCGGGCGTCACCGACCAGGATTGGCTCAAGACCGTGGAGCAGCACCACGTCACACCCGATGGCGGTGCCCTGCCCGCCGATCACGGCAACGTCAGCCCGCTGGCCTGCCTGATCCACTACGCCGATGTGTACCTGGCCCGCCTCGCACCGCGTGCCAATCGCCCGGCCATGGCCGTGAACATCGCCGCCCGCGAGTTGTTCCTCAAGGCTGCCGGGGCCAACAACCCGTATGCCGCGGCCATCATCAAGGAGATGGGCATGTTCCCGCCCGGCTCTTTCGTGAAGCTGGCCAACGGTGACACGGCCGTGGTGGTGCGCCGTGGTGAAAACGCCGGCGCCCCGCTGGTGCACAGCCTGATCAGCTCGGACGGCTGGGTCTTCCCCGACTCACGCCCGCGTGACACGGGCAAACCTGAATTCAAGGTGGTGGCGGCCGTGCCGCGAGGCAACGTGCTGATGCAGCTCAACCGCCAGAAGCTGTACGGTTACGCCACGGCCTGAGCCAGCGCACGGCACAGCTGATCGACCTGCTCGACCGTGTGCGCCGCAGACAGGGAAATGCGCAGGCGCGCCGTGCCCTCGGGCACCGTGGGCGGCCGAATAGCGGGCACCCACACGCCTTGATCGTCCAGCCGGGCCATCACAGCCAGCGCATCTTCATTGCTGCCGATGATCAAGGGCTGAATGGCCGTGTCGGATGGCAGCAAGCGCCAGGGCAAGCCCGCTGCATTCACCCCCGCTTGCAAACGCGCCTGAAGCGTGCGCAGGTGGGCACGCCGCTGTGGCTCGTCTTGCATGACCTGCAAGGCCGCGCGCAATGACTCGGCCACCATGGCCGGTGCGGCCGTGGCAAACATATAGGTGCGGGCCTTCTGCATGACCCACTCGACCATGCTGGGCTCACCCGCGATGAACGCACCTGCCACGCCCGCGGCCTTGCCGAGCGTGGCCATGTAGATGAGGCGGTCCAGCCGGCCCTGCCAGGCGGGCGCCACGCCATTGGCGCCAACGATGCCGTGGTAGGACAAGGTGCCCTCGCCGCGCTCGCCCAGCACGCCGAAGCCATGCGCATCGTCGATCATCAGCCAGGCGTCGTAGCGCTCGCACAGCGTCAACAGCGCGGGCACGTCGGCCACATTGCCGTCCATGCTGAACACGGCATCGGTCACCACCAGCTTGCGACGTGCCGTGCTGGTCTGCAGGGCCGATTCCAGCGCGGCCAGATCGGCATGCGGCAGCACATGCGATTCAGCCCGCGACAAACGGATGCCATCAATCAGGCAGGCATGGTTGAGCGCATCAGAGAACACCGCATCGCCCTTGCCCACCAACGCGGGGATCGCACCCACATTGGCCGCATAACCCGCGTAGAAGTACAACGCACGTGGCAAGCCCACCATGGCGGCCAGCTCCTGCTCCAGCGCTTCATGCGCGGGGCTGTGGCCACACACCAGTGGCGAGGCCGTGGCGCCGACCCCGTAGCGCGCGGCAGCCTGCTGGGCTGCGGCGATCAAGACTGGGTGCTGCGACAAGCCCAGGTAGTCATTGCTGCCAAATGAGAGCCGAGGCTGGCCATCGATCAGGTAGGTGGTGCCGCGCAAGGCCTCGTCGGTCAAGGCAAGCTCTGCCGGCGCAATCAGGGGCGCCACTTGACGCCGCTTGCGCGCCAGGTGAGCCGCACGCAAACGCGCCAGCTCTTGTTCAAACAGTGCAGTCATCCCGCAAGGTTAACAGGCGAGCGCCAAGGTTTGCCGCATGTGCGCAGCGAGCCGGGCCACGGCCTCTTCTAGCTGATCAGGCGACAAGGTCACGAAGGACAGGCGCATCTGGCTCGCCTTGCCCGCACGGCCGTCGTCCGCATCGGTATAGAAGGCCGAGCCCGGCACGTAAGCCACGCCCTGATTCACCGCAGCCGGCAAGCTGGCCGCCGCATCAAAGCCCTCAGGGCCTTGCACCCAAAAGAACATGCCGCCTTGTGGCACCTGCCAGGTGCAGCCTTCGGGCAGATGCCGCTGCAAGGCCGAGGCCATGGCGTCGCGCTGCAGCTTGTAAGCCTGGCGCACGCGGTCCACATGCGCGTCCAGATCAAAGCCGTCTTGCAGCAGCTGCAGCACCAGGCGCTGGTTGAAGCCCGGCGTGTGCAGGTCGGTGGCCTGCTTGGCCTGCAGCAAGCGCATGCGCAAGGCCTGCCCGCCCGGCGCCTCGTCAGGCGGCGTCACCACAAAGCCCAGGCGCAAGCCCGGGGCCAGCACCTTGGACAGCGAGCCCAGATAGACCGTGTGATGCGGCGCATGCGCGGCGATCGGGTCAGGCGGCGGCGTGTCGTACCAGAGCTCGCCGTATGGGTTGTCTTCGATCAGGGTGGTGTGCCCTGCGTGCAGTGCGCGCGCCAGCGCCAACCGCCGCGCTGCACTCAGGCACGCGCCGGTCGGGTTCTGGTAGCTGGGCACCAGATAGGCCACATGCGGCTTCTGTTGCCCGTCCTGCCCGGCGCTCAGCAGGGCTTGAGGATCCGGCCCTTGATCAGCCTCTTGATCGCGCGCTTGTGCATCAACACGCCAGGGCACAAACACCGGCTCGTACACCGAGAAGGCCTGCAAGGCGCCCAGGTAAGTGGGCTGCTCGACCAGCAGGCGGCTGCCCGGGTCCACCAGCACCTTGCCCAGCAGATCCAGCCCTTGTTGCGAGCCCGTGGTCACCAGCACCTGCTCGGGGCGCACGGCCCAGCCAGGCCGGCTGATGCGCTGCGCCATCCACGCGCGCAAAGGCATCAGGCCCTCGCTGTTGGCGTACTGCATAGCCTGCGCGCCTTGTGCGCGCCACACCCGCTCGCTGGCACGTGACAAGGCCTCCAGCGGGAAGCCATCTGGCGACGGCAAACCGCCAGCCAGCGACAAGACGCCGGGCCGCTCGGTGAGCTTGAGGATGTCGCGGATGGCCGATGAGGTCATGTGCTGCGTGCGTGCAGCAAGCTGGATGCCCATGGGTGTGCTCATGTGGGACTCGTTTCAAGGTGCCGCGCAGGCGGCGTGGCAAGAGAAAGGGAGGAGGCAGGCGTGGGGGACGAGCGCGCCAGGCGCTGCCCGGCCACCACCACACACAAGACGGCCAGCGCAAACAACCAGGCTTTCATGGGCACCGCTTCAC contains:
- a CDS encoding DUF350 domain-containing protein, whose product is MFDIEWLKPGVLLGSMIFALMGVVVFWVCFVIVDKLTPYDLWGEIVEKKNMALAIVVAAMCLAIGQIVAAAVHG
- a CDS encoding DUF4178 domain-containing protein → MSDQGAGGGAGGVQRAWRAACTFCGAPVEFRSAASPMAVCSFCKSTLVRDGESLRRIGQSAALFDDHSPLALGARGQHQGEAFTLIGRLQLAYKDDAGEEGRWTEWHALFDNGRSGALSEDNGAYVMAFALQPSQALPLRELTQAPIGQGVIIDSRPWVLSSRVQAHTHAAEGELAIKPDFTRAFTVLELRNTAGEVLSIELDPAAEGTQARLDVGRSVQLADLRLSGIPDAKQAAEGKLQAKGIECPNCGTSLTPTLDSAQSIVCTSCKSVIDISKGLGGDLAFYRQDNTLEPLIPLGKVGTLKVGGKADNWQVVGYQERCDIPEDQHEEQTFWREYLLYNRMQGFAFLVDAEDGWSIVRPVTGVPAVKGDTLVYQGKTYRKRYTYPAKTTYVLGEFYWPVRKEQRTLNTDFAGQGNNSALRLNREQTGNEITWSAGETIEAQAVMSAFQISKQAVGAFKRDATPMSPETRKWVTQLMWILLFLFIVFLLQKCSDDCSDVRDNYGEYSTEYRQCRASQGSGSSSHGGSYGGYNSGGFHK
- a CDS encoding SPFH domain-containing protein, with the translated sequence MGLVDFIKKQFIDVIEWTESTDGVLAWRYPFEDREIQNGATLVVRESQMALFVNEGKIADLFGPGTHKLTTQTLPLLTNLKNWDKLFASPFKSDVYFFSTRQQLDLRWGTSQPITLRDKDFGAVRLRAFGNYAVRMADPRKFHTEVSGTREAYTVADLDGQLRGLLLQHLSDAVAQSGIPFLDLAANQIAFAKALSEAVAPAFEALGLKIEGLTVQNVSLPEELQKILDQKIGMGMVGQNMGQFMQYQAAQALPTIAAASGQGSGVAGDAAGLGAGLALGQVMAQSIQQGLQGAQAATGAAPAAAVGIQPDDIMATIEKLADLKAKGILTDDEFSAKKAELLKKLV
- the miaB gene encoding tRNA (N6-isopentenyl adenosine(37)-C2)-methylthiotransferase MiaB, which gives rise to MSTAPQSPATDTPSAAPATKKVYIKTYGCQMNEYDSDKMSDVMNAAKGYTPTDNPEEADLILFNTCSIREKAQEKVFSDLGRVKHLKEKGVMIGVGGCVASQEGASIIERAPYVDVVFGPQTLHRLPAMLEKRQSSKRPQVDISFPEIEKFDHLPPPRKEGASAFVSIMEGCSKYCSYCVVPYTRGEEVSRPFDDVLTEVADLVDQGVKEITLLGQNVNGYRGKMGDTTEIADFATLVEYIAEMPGLERIRFTTSHPNEFGQRLIDVYGKTDKLVNHVHLPVQHGSDRILMAMKRGYTVLEYKSTIRKLRAVRPDIRLSTDFIVGFPGETDEDFDKLMKLATDIEFDASFSFIFSARPGTPAAALADTTPHEVKLKRLQTLQAYLESNVLRYSEALVGKTQKILVEGPSRKDPSELMGRTECNRIVNFAAGPTQAQRDRLLGQLIDVNITKAFAHSLRAEVILKDQI
- a CDS encoding HD-GYP domain-containing protein, with the translated sequence MKLLRLCVNQIRLNEPLPWNVRNEPGHLLLGKGFLLTEQAQIDTLIERGVYVDQEEYERHQHEVQSTRTRRDPFAMWSVILKRTGHLLRTHKENPQFAQEVGTLSGHIQVAMKEDVEAGTFEMVHGDPTGYAVSHSLQTAFVACLAADRFGWTDNDRTTLIRAALTMNIGMLDLQNTLSHQSTPPTPQQKADIAAHPARSRAILEAAGVTDQDWLKTVEQHHVTPDGGALPADHGNVSPLACLIHYADVYLARLAPRANRPAMAVNIAARELFLKAAGANNPYAAAIIKEMGMFPPGSFVKLANGDTAVVVRRGENAGAPLVHSLISSDGWVFPDSRPRDTGKPEFKVVAAVPRGNVLMQLNRQKLYGYATA
- the bioF gene encoding 8-amino-7-oxononanoate synthase codes for the protein MTALFEQELARLRAAHLARKRRQVAPLIAPAELALTDEALRGTTYLIDGQPRLSFGSNDYLGLSQHPVLIAAAQQAAARYGVGATASPLVCGHSPAHEALEQELAAMVGLPRALYFYAGYAANVGAIPALVGKGDAVFSDALNHACLIDGIRLSRAESHVLPHADLAALESALQTSTARRKLVVTDAVFSMDGNVADVPALLTLCERYDAWLMIDDAHGFGVLGERGEGTLSYHGIVGANGVAPAWQGRLDRLIYMATLGKAAGVAGAFIAGEPSMVEWVMQKARTYMFATAAPAMVAESLRAALQVMQDEPQRRAHLRTLQARLQAGVNAAGLPWRLLPSDTAIQPLIIGSNEDALAVMARLDDQGVWVPAIRPPTVPEGTARLRISLSAAHTVEQVDQLCRALAQAVA
- a CDS encoding PLP-dependent aminotransferase family protein, which gives rise to MSTPMGIQLAARTQHMTSSAIRDILKLTERPGVLSLAGGLPSPDGFPLEALSRASERVWRAQGAQAMQYANSEGLMPLRAWMAQRISRPGWAVRPEQVLVTTGSQQGLDLLGKVLVDPGSRLLVEQPTYLGALQAFSVYEPVFVPWRVDAQARDQEADQGPDPQALLSAGQDGQQKPHVAYLVPSYQNPTGACLSAARRLALARALHAGHTTLIEDNPYGELWYDTPPPDPIAAHAPHHTVYLGSLSKVLAPGLRLGFVVTPPDEAPGGQALRMRLLQAKQATDLHTPGFNQRLVLQLLQDGFDLDAHVDRVRQAYKLQRDAMASALQRHLPEGCTWQVPQGGMFFWVQGPEGFDAAASLPAAVNQGVAYVPGSAFYTDADDGRAGKASQMRLSFVTLSPDQLEEAVARLAAHMRQTLALAC